One stretch of Niallia sp. XMNu-256 DNA includes these proteins:
- a CDS encoding amino acid ABC transporter permease: MAIIDFSFALEHLPEVLKGVPATLAIAFVAMVFGLFFGLLIALCRIYKTPVLNQLSILYISFIRGTPLIVQLYVLFYGLPVLFDFLNPQFGWNLNADSIHPLLIAFVAYTINTSAYQAEIVRGSINAISAGQMEAAHSVGMTTAQGLYRIILPQAFKVALPDLGNTFINLLKGTSVAFAVKVVEILAISRIIANDGYRFLEMYLVASLLYWLLSWFFEIIFTRVEKRVGRFESSVHQEAKAV; this comes from the coding sequence GTGGCTATCATCGATTTTTCTTTTGCTTTAGAACATTTACCAGAAGTGTTAAAAGGAGTGCCTGCCACTCTTGCCATTGCATTTGTAGCCATGGTATTCGGGTTGTTTTTTGGACTGCTTATCGCTTTATGCAGGATTTATAAGACGCCTGTTCTAAATCAACTATCAATTCTTTATATTTCATTTATCCGCGGGACTCCGTTGATTGTTCAATTATATGTTCTATTTTATGGACTTCCCGTTTTATTTGATTTTCTAAATCCTCAGTTCGGCTGGAATTTGAATGCCGATAGCATTCATCCGCTACTAATTGCATTTGTCGCTTATACCATCAATACATCAGCCTATCAGGCTGAAATTGTACGAGGTTCGATAAATGCAATATCAGCAGGACAAATGGAGGCGGCTCACTCTGTAGGAATGACCACTGCACAAGGCTTATATCGAATTATTCTTCCTCAAGCCTTTAAGGTTGCCTTACCTGATCTAGGAAATACTTTTATTAATTTACTTAAAGGTACCTCTGTAGCCTTTGCAGTAAAGGTTGTAGAAATCCTAGCTATTTCTAGAATCATAGCAAATGACGGTTACCGTTTTTTAGAAATGTATTTGGTTGCTTCTCTACTCTACTGGTTGCTAAGCTGGTTCTTTGAAATTATCTTTACACGGGTCGAAAAAAGAGTAGGCCGCTTTGAAAGTTCCGTGCATCAGGAAGCTAAAGCAGTATAG
- a CDS encoding amino acid ABC transporter permease gives MNTDVNYWLDIFTKVIDKLPVTLFMMITSLFFALILAVLIAIIRIQKIPVLSALATFYLSFTRSTPLLVQIFLIYFGLPQLLLIFQIDINHWNRLFFAIMAFSLHTGSYLAEIIRSAYIAVGKDQLEAAYSVGMSYTQALRRIILPQAFVIALPNIGNNTIELLKDTSLAFTIGIIDIMGQVRIILGNNYGIGIFEVYIVISIVYWVTCILIEILIGYAEKSFKKGRVSL, from the coding sequence ATGAATACCGACGTCAATTATTGGCTGGATATTTTTACTAAGGTCATAGATAAACTTCCAGTAACATTATTTATGATGATTACATCCTTATTCTTTGCACTAATTTTAGCTGTTTTGATTGCGATTATTCGTATTCAAAAAATACCAGTGTTATCGGCCTTGGCAACTTTTTATTTATCATTTACACGCTCAACTCCGTTGTTAGTGCAAATTTTCCTAATCTATTTTGGGCTTCCACAACTATTGCTCATCTTTCAAATTGATATTAATCATTGGAATCGACTATTCTTTGCCATCATGGCCTTTTCTCTTCATACTGGTTCCTATTTAGCAGAGATTATCCGTTCTGCTTACATAGCGGTTGGGAAAGATCAATTAGAAGCAGCCTATAGTGTAGGGATGAGTTACACACAAGCTCTACGAAGAATTATCCTACCACAAGCATTTGTCATTGCTCTCCCTAATATTGGTAATAATACCATTGAATTATTAAAGGATACATCCCTCGCCTTTACAATCGGAATTATAGATATTATGGGACAGGTCAGGATTATTCTTGGTAACAATTATGGCATTGGTATATTTGAAGTTTATATTGTGATTTCAATTGTCTATTGGGTAACATGTATCCTAATAGAAATACTCATAGGATATGCTGAAAAGTCGTTCAAAAAAGGACGCGTAAGTTTATAG
- a CDS encoding transporter substrate-binding domain-containing protein, with protein MKRLWLTALLALVSIFIIAGCSNTTTNETSDGKKIIKVALSDEVNPPFLHADDQNNPIGYDMDYLKEIEKKLPDYHFEYVWGEEETNLVGVDTGKFDLAINWFFKNPEREEKFLYPEKEYGYSLTALITKSDRNDIQSLDDMVDKKLAPMSPSGGLRAILNAYNEQHPDNPVAIESIDHPSNADNLKRVAEGKADAVFLNKTTFDAVQEQLNLDLKVGGVVSKEPIFVVFKKEHTELAQQFDQATTELIEDGTLSRLSEKWFGTDIFQDLDYINEKGFEHQQ; from the coding sequence ATGAAACGTTTATGGTTAACAGCACTATTAGCACTAGTTTCTATTTTTATTATCGCAGGTTGCTCTAATACGACTACTAATGAAACTTCGGATGGAAAAAAAATCATTAAAGTAGCATTAAGTGATGAAGTGAATCCACCTTTCTTACATGCGGATGATCAAAATAATCCCATTGGTTATGATATGGACTATTTAAAAGAAATAGAAAAGAAGTTACCAGATTATCACTTTGAATATGTGTGGGGAGAAGAAGAAACCAATTTAGTTGGGGTAGATACAGGAAAATTTGATCTTGCCATCAACTGGTTTTTCAAAAACCCTGAGAGAGAAGAAAAGTTTCTTTACCCAGAAAAAGAATACGGATATTCTCTTACCGCTCTAATTACTAAATCAGATCGCAATGATATTCAATCATTAGATGATATGGTTGATAAAAAACTTGCCCCTATGTCACCAAGTGGTGGATTAAGAGCCATTTTAAATGCCTATAATGAACAGCACCCTGATAATCCTGTCGCCATTGAAAGTATTGACCATCCATCGAATGCAGATAACTTAAAACGTGTAGCTGAAGGAAAGGCAGATGCTGTTTTCTTGAACAAAACAACTTTTGATGCAGTTCAAGAGCAACTGAACTTAGATTTAAAGGTGGGCGGAGTGGTTTCAAAGGAACCGATCTTTGTAGTATTTAAAAAGGAACATACCGAATTAGCCCAACAATTTGATCAAGCTACAACAGAATTAATTGAAGATGGAACACTTTCCAGGCTATCAGAGAAATGGTTTGGAACCGACATTTTCCAAGACCTTGATTATATAAATGAAAAAGGGTTTGAACATCAGCAATAA
- a CDS encoding amino acid ABC transporter ATP-binding protein: MIVLKNIHKSFKNNTVLKGVDLEVNKGDVLVIIGPSGSGKTTLLRCMNYLEKPDQGIVSIDGFSVDGKHASKKDILTLRRMSAMVFQHYNLFKNKTVLENVMEGLIVSKKMNKTEAKEISTGLLKKVGLEEKLNEYPAQLSGGQQQRVGIARALALNPSVILFDEPTSALDPEMVGEVLAIIKDIAKEGITMVIVTHEIDFAREVANRVVFMDGGVIVEQGTPKEVLVHPTQERTKQFLRRLVHEPEYTI, translated from the coding sequence ATGATTGTACTCAAAAACATTCATAAAAGTTTTAAGAATAATACAGTCCTAAAGGGCGTTGACCTGGAAGTGAATAAAGGCGATGTTTTAGTGATTATCGGCCCTAGTGGTTCAGGGAAAACAACCCTTCTACGCTGTATGAATTATTTAGAGAAACCAGATCAGGGGATCGTTTCAATTGACGGATTTTCTGTTGATGGCAAACATGCCTCAAAAAAAGATATCCTCACATTAAGAAGGATGTCTGCGATGGTTTTCCAGCATTATAATTTATTCAAAAATAAAACAGTTCTGGAAAACGTCATGGAAGGACTTATTGTCTCCAAAAAAATGAATAAAACTGAGGCAAAAGAGATTAGTACTGGATTACTAAAAAAAGTTGGGTTAGAGGAAAAGTTAAATGAATATCCAGCCCAACTATCCGGTGGGCAACAACAACGGGTTGGCATTGCAAGGGCACTTGCTTTAAATCCTTCGGTCATCTTATTTGATGAACCCACCTCTGCACTTGACCCTGAGATGGTCGGTGAAGTGTTAGCAATTATAAAAGATATTGCCAAAGAAGGAATTACCATGGTGATCGTTACCCATGAAATTGATTTTGCTAGAGAGGTAGCCAACCGTGTTGTTTTTATGGATGGCGGAGTGATTGTTGAACAAGGAACACCTAAAGAAGTGTTAGTTCATCCTACACAAGAACGTACGAAACAGTTTTTAAGAAGATTAGTACATGAACCAGAGTATACAATTTAA
- a CDS encoding acyl-CoA dehydrogenase family protein, with the protein MSKSLFLKTNTQKQWVDKLLSHKESFQSYSNEVDKKSRFPKENVKALVEMGYTKLTLPKEYGGEGITVTDMVLFQETIASFDGSTGLAIGWHQGVVGELYEQKLWKEEQMKAFAKEIVNGALVNRAVSEAITGSPTRGGRPGTNAAKQNGKWVITGQKTFTTMSPALTHFLVSAWVEEKEGIGFFLIDREADGLSIKETWDVIGMRGTESHDLVLDKVEVEEENFVELNKGPRGNKVNGWILHIPACYLGIAQAARDYAVDYATQYSPNSIQGTISELPNVQNLIGQIDLELMKARHFLYSVAESYDDEARRPYIINELSAAKHIVTNSAISIVDKSMRIVGAKSLQLSNPLQRYYRDVRAGLHNPPMDDMTISKIAQTAINEFKQ; encoded by the coding sequence ATGTCAAAATCATTATTTCTAAAAACTAATACCCAAAAACAATGGGTGGATAAATTGTTATCCCATAAGGAATCTTTTCAAAGCTATTCAAATGAAGTGGATAAAAAATCACGGTTTCCAAAAGAAAATGTAAAAGCTCTCGTTGAAATGGGTTACACAAAGCTAACTCTACCAAAAGAATATGGTGGCGAAGGGATTACTGTAACGGATATGGTTTTATTCCAAGAGACGATCGCCAGTTTTGATGGTTCAACAGGGTTAGCAATTGGTTGGCACCAAGGGGTTGTCGGAGAATTATACGAACAAAAGCTCTGGAAAGAAGAACAAATGAAAGCCTTTGCAAAGGAAATCGTTAATGGGGCTCTTGTAAACAGAGCGGTTAGTGAGGCAATTACAGGAAGCCCTACTCGCGGTGGTCGTCCAGGAACAAATGCTGCTAAACAAAATGGAAAGTGGGTGATTACAGGTCAAAAGACGTTTACAACCATGTCACCCGCTTTAACTCATTTTCTTGTATCTGCATGGGTAGAAGAGAAGGAAGGAATTGGCTTTTTCTTAATTGATCGTGAAGCAGATGGGTTATCGATCAAAGAGACATGGGATGTTATTGGCATGCGTGGAACGGAAAGTCATGACCTCGTTCTTGATAAAGTTGAGGTAGAAGAAGAGAATTTTGTTGAGTTAAATAAGGGGCCAAGAGGAAACAAAGTGAATGGCTGGATTTTACATATTCCGGCATGTTATTTAGGTATTGCCCAGGCTGCCCGTGATTATGCAGTCGACTATGCGACACAATATTCGCCAAATAGTATTCAAGGAACCATTAGTGAATTGCCAAATGTCCAAAATTTAATTGGTCAAATCGATTTGGAATTAATGAAAGCACGCCATTTTCTTTATAGTGTAGCAGAGTCATATGATGATGAGGCACGCCGTCCCTACATTATTAATGAATTAAGTGCTGCGAAACATATTGTCACAAACTCAGCGATTTCCATTGTCGATAAATCCATGAGAATCGTAGGAGCGAAGAGTTTACAGTTGTCTAATCCACTACAAAGATATTACCGTGATGTTCGCGCAGGCCTTCATAATCCACCAATGGATGATATGACCATCTCAAAAATAGCTCAAACGGCTATAAATGAGTTTAAACAATAA
- a CDS encoding 5-methyltetrahydropteroyltriglutamate--homocysteine S-methyltransferase produces the protein MAIKLPLKADHVGSFLRTEPIKEARKAFANGEIDQAALKAVEDQEITKLVQKEIEVGLKAITDGEFRRSWWHLDFLSGLDGVEFFETEYVSNFKGAKTKNNAIKVTGKVDFNNHYMIEHFQFLKEAVEQYGDGTQVAKFAIPSPNMLATRMQGDEYYNGDKEALLNDTVTAYQKAIQAFYDAGCRYLQLDDTSWIDFVSEDRIKAVEEKEGKKVDEIINDRVRCLNEAIANKPEDMLITMHICRGNFRSTYIASGGYDQISDAIFDQLNVDGLFLEYDDKRSGDFEPLKSFGQNNKVVVLGLITSKFPELEDPENIKTRIKEASQYIPLENLALSPQCGFSSTEEGNVLTEEDQWNKIKHVIKIAESVWA, from the coding sequence ATGGCAATAAAATTACCATTGAAAGCAGATCATGTGGGAAGCTTTTTAAGAACCGAACCGATTAAAGAGGCGAGAAAGGCTTTTGCAAACGGGGAAATTGATCAAGCAGCATTAAAAGCGGTTGAGGATCAAGAAATTACAAAACTGGTTCAAAAAGAAATTGAGGTTGGACTTAAAGCGATAACAGACGGGGAGTTTAGACGTAGTTGGTGGCATCTAGACTTCTTATCAGGATTAGACGGTGTAGAATTTTTTGAAACAGAATATGTCAGCAACTTTAAAGGGGCAAAAACGAAGAATAATGCGATAAAAGTAACGGGAAAAGTAGATTTTAATAATCATTATATGATCGAACATTTCCAGTTTTTAAAAGAAGCGGTTGAACAATATGGTGATGGAACACAAGTAGCGAAATTCGCGATTCCAAGTCCAAATATGCTTGCAACAAGAATGCAAGGTGATGAATACTATAACGGCGATAAAGAGGCACTATTAAACGATACAGTTACAGCTTATCAAAAGGCAATTCAAGCATTCTACGATGCAGGCTGTCGTTATTTACAATTAGACGATACTTCTTGGATCGATTTTGTTTCAGAAGACCGTATTAAAGCGGTTGAGGAAAAAGAAGGCAAGAAAGTCGATGAGATCATCAATGACCGAGTGCGTTGTTTAAATGAAGCAATTGCAAACAAGCCTGAAGATATGCTTATCACCATGCATATTTGTCGTGGAAACTTCCGCTCTACTTATATCGCTAGCGGCGGTTATGATCAAATATCCGATGCGATTTTTGATCAATTAAATGTGGACGGGCTTTTCCTTGAATATGACGATAAACGCTCAGGTGATTTTGAACCATTAAAAAGCTTTGGTCAAAATAATAAAGTCGTTGTTCTAGGATTAATTACGTCTAAATTCCCTGAACTAGAAGATCCAGAAAATATTAAAACGAGAATAAAAGAAGCAAGTCAATATATTCCATTAGAAAATCTAGCGTTAAGTCCTCAATGTGGATTCTCTAGTACAGAAGAAGGAAACGTATTAACGGAAGAGGACCAATGGAATAAAATTAAACATGTGATCAAGATTGCCGAAAGCGTGTGGGCATAA
- a CDS encoding pirin family protein gives MGNKKIIQIQNLGFQWQAESPFLFSVHHKDAYPAGNDEQGPDVSLAGRNLGEDFAIKDGFRMYHGKTVPGFPYHPHRGFETVTVVLEGFVDHFDSTGAVGRYGNGDVQWMTTGKGCLHSEMFPLVHEDRENPLELFQIWLNLAAENKFSQPVYKMLWSEDIPVIETIAHNERKSTVRIITGSWEGKKSLEPSNVSWAKDRNHHVGIYLIKMEAEASITLPSISSTLNRNLYFYEGKEINIDDRTIESSNRIKLAGDQEIKIKNGSQESQLLVLEGEPIPEPIVQYGPFVMNSEEEIREAYKDYQMTQFGGWPWGRPDPVNERNAGRFAKHADGTVEKR, from the coding sequence ATGGGGAATAAGAAGATCATTCAAATACAAAATTTAGGTTTTCAATGGCAAGCTGAGAGTCCATTCCTTTTCAGTGTGCATCATAAGGATGCCTATCCAGCTGGGAATGATGAACAAGGGCCGGATGTTTCATTAGCAGGCAGGAATCTAGGAGAAGACTTTGCCATAAAAGACGGTTTCAGAATGTATCATGGAAAAACAGTGCCAGGCTTTCCTTATCATCCACATCGCGGATTCGAAACCGTTACCGTTGTCTTGGAAGGCTTTGTTGATCACTTTGATTCAACTGGAGCAGTGGGGCGCTATGGGAATGGAGATGTACAGTGGATGACAACAGGGAAAGGGTGCCTACACTCAGAAATGTTTCCCCTTGTACATGAAGACCGAGAGAATCCACTAGAACTCTTTCAAATTTGGTTGAACCTGGCTGCTGAGAATAAATTTTCCCAACCTGTATATAAGATGCTATGGTCTGAGGACATTCCAGTTATTGAAACGATAGCACATAATGAACGGAAATCAACGGTTAGGATCATTACAGGAAGTTGGGAAGGGAAGAAAAGTCTAGAGCCTAGCAATGTATCTTGGGCGAAGGATCGGAACCATCATGTTGGGATTTACCTTATTAAAATGGAGGCAGAGGCATCTATCACGTTGCCGTCTATCTCTAGTACTTTAAATCGAAACTTGTATTTCTATGAAGGGAAAGAAATTAACATTGATGATAGGACGATTGAGAGTTCTAATCGAATTAAACTTGCAGGTGACCAGGAAATTAAGATTAAAAATGGATCACAAGAAAGTCAACTACTCGTATTAGAAGGGGAGCCGATTCCAGAACCGATTGTCCAATATGGACCTTTTGTTATGAATTCTGAAGAGGAAATTCGCGAGGCCTATAAAGACTATCAAATGACACAGTTCGGTGGCTGGCCTTGGGGTCGACCAGATCCAGTAAACGAGCGTAACGCTGGAAGGTTTGCTAAACATGCGGATGGAACCGTTGAAAAAAGATAA
- a CDS encoding TetR/AcrR family transcriptional regulator yields MNHRKRKVADIALKLFVEKGIARTSIQEIIENAAISKGTFYNYFTSKNDCIADILEYLRYDASQQRIQVQLSKNAQDREVFIEQITILIRLNEERNLNALFEEILYSNEKELRKLVLQHRVIEMEWLENRLIELMGEEIRDYAFEGTVLFYGMLQHMLFTLRITNRSYSLHDLISNILTYVELIIPQMIKNGSPMLNHSAIHLLRQKGERKNISIVEIMEHFHQLKQQYVFNEEQQDLYDAIQSELGLSRIRKVVIKPLLEPFQKVFKGTPIELQVNTFINMVWFYLREQ; encoded by the coding sequence ATGAATCATCGTAAAAGAAAAGTAGCAGATATTGCTTTAAAATTATTTGTAGAAAAAGGAATTGCTCGAACATCTATACAGGAGATTATAGAAAATGCAGCGATTTCAAAAGGGACTTTTTATAATTATTTCACTTCAAAAAATGATTGTATTGCTGACATTTTAGAATATCTTCGTTACGATGCAAGCCAACAGCGAATCCAAGTCCAATTAAGTAAAAATGCACAAGATCGTGAAGTGTTCATTGAGCAAATTACCATTTTAATTCGCTTAAACGAAGAACGTAATCTGAATGCGCTATTTGAGGAAATTCTATATTCAAATGAGAAAGAACTTAGAAAATTAGTTCTGCAACACCGAGTGATTGAAATGGAATGGCTGGAAAATAGGTTAATTGAATTAATGGGGGAGGAAATTCGGGATTATGCTTTTGAAGGAACTGTCCTATTTTATGGCATGCTTCAACATATGCTTTTTACGTTGCGTATTACGAATCGTTCTTATTCCTTACATGATTTAATCTCGAACATTTTGACCTATGTAGAGCTAATTATTCCTCAAATGATTAAGAACGGAAGCCCGATGCTAAATCATTCAGCCATCCATTTATTGCGTCAAAAGGGTGAAAGGAAAAACATATCGATAGTAGAGATCATGGAACACTTCCATCAACTGAAACAACAATATGTCTTTAATGAAGAACAGCAAGATTTATATGATGCCATCCAATCGGAATTGGGGCTGAGTCGCATTCGTAAAGTGGTTATCAAACCTTTATTAGAACCTTTTCAAAAGGTATTTAAAGGAACCCCTATTGAATTACAGGTGAATACATTTATAAATATGGTATGGTTTTACTTAAGAGAACAATAA
- a CDS encoding LysR substrate-binding domain-containing protein has product MTSCRSVIRKARVDELDITFTLSLGIHSIGGLKLKSLWKHFHSIIMHCDHPLANRTSGHVSDLMDESFVMLERDKSSLGFDLLLAACSNNGISPKIFHTASHIEAVLMMVDSEMGSTMLPKYFESYAPPPSLTFINIEGYNYEVDILASWKKINQNPSLFIYRRTRHYV; this is encoded by the coding sequence ATTACATCATGTAGGTCAGTTATTAGAAAAGCTAGAGTTGATGAACTAGATATCACCTTCACCCTCTCCCTTGGAATACATAGTATTGGTGGGCTGAAATTAAAGTCGCTATGGAAACATTTTCATTCCATTATCATGCATTGTGACCACCCACTAGCAAATCGGACAAGTGGTCATGTTTCGGATTTGATGGATGAATCTTTTGTGATGTTGGAAAGAGACAAATCTTCACTAGGTTTTGATCTGTTATTAGCCGCATGCTCGAATAACGGGATTTCACCAAAGATTTTCCATACGGCCTCTCACATCGAAGCTGTGTTGATGATGGTTGATTCGGAAATGGGCAGTACGATGCTTCCAAAATACTTTGAATCCTACGCACCACCACCTTCCCTCACATTTATTAACATTGAAGGGTACAATTATGAAGTAGACATTCTAGCTTCATGGAAGAAAATAAATCAAAACCCATCTCTCTTTATTTATCGAAGAACTCGACACTATGTTTGA
- a CDS encoding pyridoxamine 5'-phosphate oxidase family protein — protein MAKEKIEFDFTEIFKNERIGFLSTIHEETGAIQQNAVSWVHGHKPDVLRIAVGSKAQIVTNIEANPNVNFSFFYNKSIVSFQAKANVITKKIPGVPFPLTLIELETDELHDIMFYGAEVTQEPVYEKTYNVKAAEKLDVQVYEGMALDFEEITSN, from the coding sequence ATGGCAAAAGAGAAAATTGAATTTGATTTTACCGAAATCTTTAAGAATGAGCGAATTGGATTTCTATCAACCATTCACGAGGAAACAGGGGCCATCCAACAAAATGCAGTATCATGGGTTCATGGGCACAAGCCAGATGTCCTTCGAATTGCGGTAGGAAGCAAGGCGCAAATTGTTACAAACATTGAAGCGAACCCAAATGTTAATTTTAGTTTTTTCTATAATAAATCAATTGTTTCTTTCCAAGCAAAGGCAAACGTTATTACGAAAAAAATTCCAGGTGTTCCATTCCCATTAACGTTAATCGAGCTAGAGACTGATGAACTGCATGATATTATGTTCTATGGAGCCGAAGTCACACAAGAGCCTGTATATGAAAAGACATATAATGTGAAAGCTGCAGAAAAATTAGATGTTCAAGTATACGAGGGAATGGCATTAGATTTTGAAGAAATTACTTCCAATTAA
- a CDS encoding MBL fold metallo-hydrolase, with protein sequence MAVKVNEGIQLIELHDVINDVEMVFRPTIIWDDKDVVLIDTGYPGHLEDIKTSLEKLPNGKLTKIIITHHDYDHLGSLYEIIQGFDHKIEVYAHELTKPYIQGEKPLIKTGINVPKTLVDVTVEDGQVLPFCGGITVIFTPGHTPDHIGLYHQDTKTLITGDAMTADQGQLQIPNPKFTLDMDQALVSLNKFLDFDIETAICYHGGVCRDGIKERISTLAAGK encoded by the coding sequence ATGGCTGTAAAGGTAAATGAAGGAATTCAGTTAATAGAATTGCATGACGTCATCAATGATGTAGAGATGGTATTTAGACCAACAATCATCTGGGATGATAAGGATGTCGTACTTATTGATACGGGTTATCCTGGGCACTTAGAGGATATTAAGACTAGTTTGGAGAAACTTCCAAATGGTAAATTAACGAAGATTATTATCACTCACCACGATTATGATCATTTAGGGAGCTTGTATGAAATCATTCAAGGCTTTGATCATAAAATTGAAGTGTATGCCCATGAATTAACGAAACCATATATACAAGGGGAAAAACCCCTTATTAAAACGGGGATTAATGTTCCAAAAACATTGGTTGATGTAACGGTTGAAGATGGGCAAGTTTTGCCATTTTGCGGGGGAATTACTGTTATATTCACACCAGGTCACACGCCAGATCACATAGGTTTATATCATCAAGATACCAAAACCTTGATCACAGGGGATGCAATGACTGCAGATCAAGGTCAATTGCAAATTCCGAATCCTAAATTTACATTAGACATGGACCAGGCTTTAGTGTCTTTAAATAAATTTTTGGATTTTGATATTGAAACGGCTATTTGTTATCATGGCGGGGTTTGTCGAGATGGAATTAAGGAGCGTATTTCTACTTTAGCAGCTGGAAAATAG
- a CDS encoding thioesterase family protein: protein MITKKIRIQFVDTDASGRIHYSAIFRYFEIMDHDFFRRIGYSYKKILQLGLDMPRVHVDCSYLGEINYDDELEAQVSISKVGNSSYTLAFGFYKGETPVAKGSLTNVFIDRNTGKSVKIPESIRTELAKHLEPV, encoded by the coding sequence ATGATTACAAAAAAGATTCGAATTCAATTTGTTGACACGGATGCGTCTGGAAGAATTCACTACAGTGCAATATTTCGTTATTTTGAGATTATGGATCATGATTTTTTTAGAAGAATTGGTTATTCCTACAAGAAGATTCTTCAACTAGGGTTAGATATGCCGAGAGTCCATGTGGATTGCAGTTATCTAGGGGAAATTAACTACGATGATGAGTTGGAAGCACAAGTTTCAATTTCTAAAGTAGGAAATTCATCCTATACACTGGCTTTTGGTTTTTACAAAGGAGAGACACCTGTGGCAAAGGGAAGTCTAACCAATGTATTTATTGATCGAAATACAGGTAAATCAGTTAAAATACCAGAATCAATTAGAACCGAATTAGCTAAACATCTTGAACCCGTATAA
- a CDS encoding CoA transferase subunit A encodes MGKIFDSIQDAIRDIHEGSTLVVGGFGICGIPENLIIALRDQGTKNLTVVSNNCGVDGWGLGLLLENKQIKKMMASYVGENKTFEAQYLSGEIEVELIPQGTLAERIRAGGAGIPAFYTATGVGTPIAEGKEMKEFDGRKYILERGIVGDFALVKAWKADPFGNLVFRKTSRNFNPLAAAAGKTTIVEVEEMVGIGELDPDEIHTPGIYVQRIVKGPVYEKRIERLMVQSAKGGEAR; translated from the coding sequence ATGGGCAAGATATTTGATTCCATACAAGATGCGATTCGCGATATCCATGAAGGCTCAACATTAGTCGTTGGTGGATTTGGAATATGTGGCATACCTGAAAATTTAATTATCGCACTTAGAGATCAAGGCACGAAAAATCTAACGGTCGTCAGTAATAACTGTGGAGTGGATGGCTGGGGCCTAGGGTTGCTGTTAGAAAATAAACAAATTAAAAAGATGATGGCCTCTTATGTAGGTGAGAATAAAACCTTTGAAGCTCAATATTTGAGTGGAGAGATCGAAGTAGAACTGATTCCTCAAGGAACTTTGGCAGAAAGAATTCGTGCTGGTGGTGCAGGAATCCCTGCTTTTTATACCGCAACAGGTGTGGGTACGCCGATTGCGGAAGGGAAAGAAATGAAAGAATTTGATGGTCGAAAGTATATTCTAGAAAGGGGAATTGTTGGTGATTTCGCCTTGGTGAAGGCGTGGAAAGCAGACCCATTTGGAAATCTTGTCTTTAGAAAAACATCACGTAACTTCAATCCATTAGCAGCTGCAGCAGGAAAAACCACGATCGTTGAAGTAGAAGAAATGGTTGGTATCGGTGAATTGGATCCAGATGAAATTCATACACCAGGTATCTATGTACAACGAATCGTCAAAGGACCTGTTTATGAAAAACGAATCGAACGTCTAATGGTTCAAAGTGCGAAAGGAGGAGAAGCAAGATGA